A genome region from Hydrogenoanaerobacterium saccharovorans includes the following:
- a CDS encoding nuclease-related domain-containing protein — protein MNGMQIMVAVAVWVIIALIVLILWKRSSSAEGQKRRAAGVLKKFAAIRSYKVLQDITLDCGKEAVHIDHILVGFFGLLFVNVEVENADYYGDETGEQWSVVKNDVKTYINNPLNEGIAAMDATRKIFAKNNIYNIQMEQVVVFTSAFKKNTLYIKDTLPVVNVRKLSSLLSKTRFEKDNGVDVERLVKLIEENKVK, from the coding sequence ATGAATGGTATGCAGATTATGGTAGCGGTGGCGGTATGGGTTATTATTGCGCTGATAGTGCTTATTCTGTGGAAAAGAAGCTCCAGTGCAGAGGGGCAGAAAAGGCGTGCTGCCGGTGTGTTAAAAAAGTTTGCCGCCATTCGCAGTTATAAAGTGCTGCAAGATATTACACTGGATTGCGGGAAAGAAGCAGTACATATCGACCACATTTTGGTAGGCTTTTTTGGTTTGCTGTTTGTAAATGTTGAGGTTGAAAATGCCGATTATTACGGTGATGAGACCGGCGAGCAGTGGTCGGTGGTAAAAAACGACGTAAAAACATATATTAATAATCCTCTTAATGAAGGAATCGCCGCAATGGATGCAACCCGTAAAATTTTCGCTAAAAATAATATATACAATATTCAGATGGAACAGGTTGTGGTTTTTACATCGGCATTCAAAAAGAACACGCTGTACATAAAAGATACCCTGCCCGTTGTGAACGTGCGCAAACTGAGCAGCTTGCTTTCGAAAACCCGTTTTGAAAAAGACAACGGGGTAGATGTAGAGCGACTGGTAAAGCTAATTGAAGAAAATAAAGTGAAGTAA